A DNA window from Mycobacteriales bacterium contains the following coding sequences:
- a CDS encoding HAD family phosphatase: MGELVPVQRQLDGAGSFCAVILDMDGLMLDTEIVEFRAWRRAAQDFGWSLEAEDYLQLIGKTDRESTAILAGWWAARPGERGDLDAVRERAEQYGGSEPAVKDGLRELLDWASREGVPLAVGSSSTRNTIVARLASARLADAVQAIAGGDEVVNGKPAPDVFLLAAERLGCEPRSCVVVEDSDHGINAAAAAGMTSFLVPDSSIPRTIPPDIRAKAYRTCESLRDVLAILEAATPSR, from the coding sequence GTGGGCGAGCTCGTACCGGTGCAGCGGCAGCTCGACGGCGCAGGCTCGTTCTGCGCAGTGATTCTGGACATGGACGGGCTCATGCTCGACACCGAGATCGTCGAGTTCCGTGCCTGGCGCCGCGCGGCACAGGACTTCGGCTGGTCGCTGGAAGCCGAGGACTACCTTCAGCTGATCGGGAAGACCGATCGGGAGTCGACGGCGATTCTCGCCGGATGGTGGGCGGCGCGGCCTGGCGAGCGCGGCGACCTCGACGCAGTCAGGGAACGGGCCGAGCAGTACGGCGGTTCCGAGCCGGCGGTCAAGGACGGCCTGCGCGAGCTCCTCGACTGGGCGAGCCGTGAAGGCGTTCCACTCGCCGTCGGCAGCTCGAGCACGAGAAACACGATCGTCGCGCGACTTGCGTCTGCACGATTGGCGGATGCCGTGCAGGCGATCGCCGGCGGTGACGAGGTCGTCAACGGAAAGCCGGCGCCCGACGTCTTCCTGCTCGCGGCCGAGCGGCTCGGCTGCGAGCCTCGATCCTGTGTGGTGGTCGAGGACTCGGATCACGGCATCAACGCAGCAGCGGCGGCCGGGATGACGTCGTTCCTAGTGCCGGACTCGTCGATCCCACGCACAATTCCGCCGGACATCCGCGCCAAGGCCTACCGGACCTGCGAGTCGCTACGCGACGTCCTCGCCATCCTCGAGGCAGCCACACCCTCGCGCTGA
- a CDS encoding SIS domain-containing protein, with product MPVKDVADDLESTINHALAQRAQVGAVMAELASELETVYFVGCGGSLYASAPVGDIMAARGRAVVGSRVEAGEFVYGPPARLGPDSLVVVGSHTGTTLETVKAIEVARDHKARAVLAITRDANSPLATGADHAFTYGSKHTVWEPKQIYLAQIGHAALLAGGDETQSEHDAALDAYSGLGGAILDAIATCDGYFSELATSLANEPVIYVLGAGPAEDVARCLSMCYLQEMQWLHSGAFNANEFFHGAFEVVTDQSEVILFMGQDHSRPIAERARTFLETYARRTWTVDLADLALPGIPEAHRGEVGSLVLGALASRIAQHFEAVTGHDLNTRRYMHKVEY from the coding sequence GTGCCCGTGAAAGACGTTGCCGACGACCTGGAATCGACCATCAACCACGCGCTCGCGCAACGAGCTCAGGTGGGCGCGGTCATGGCCGAGCTGGCGAGCGAGCTAGAGACTGTGTACTTCGTCGGCTGCGGCGGCTCGCTCTACGCCAGCGCGCCGGTGGGCGACATCATGGCGGCCCGCGGTCGAGCGGTCGTCGGATCCCGGGTCGAAGCCGGCGAGTTCGTGTACGGACCGCCGGCCAGGCTCGGACCGGACTCCTTGGTCGTCGTCGGATCGCACACCGGGACCACGCTGGAGACCGTCAAAGCGATCGAGGTCGCGCGCGACCACAAGGCGCGAGCCGTGCTCGCCATCACGCGCGACGCGAACAGCCCGCTCGCGACCGGTGCCGACCACGCCTTCACCTACGGCAGCAAGCACACGGTGTGGGAGCCCAAGCAGATCTACCTGGCCCAGATCGGTCACGCCGCCCTACTCGCCGGCGGCGACGAAACCCAAAGCGAACACGACGCCGCCCTTGATGCCTACTCGGGCCTCGGCGGCGCGATCCTCGACGCGATCGCGACCTGCGACGGCTACTTCTCGGAGCTCGCGACCTCGCTCGCGAACGAGCCGGTGATCTACGTGCTCGGCGCCGGACCGGCCGAAGACGTGGCACGCTGCCTGTCGATGTGCTATTTGCAGGAGATGCAGTGGCTGCATTCCGGCGCGTTCAACGCCAACGAGTTCTTCCACGGCGCGTTCGAGGTGGTCACGGACCAGAGCGAGGTCATCCTGTTCATGGGTCAGGATCACTCGCGCCCGATCGCTGAACGGGCTCGCACGTTCCTCGAGACGTATGCCCGCCGTACCTGGACAGTGGACCTCGCCGACTTGGCGCTTCCGGGCATCCCGGAAGCCCACCGCGGCGAGGTCGGTTCGCTGGTGCTGGGTGCGCTGGCATCGCGCATCGCGCAGCACTTCGAGGCAGTGACCGGACACGACTTGAACACGAGGCGGTACATGCACAAAGTCGAGTATTGA
- a CDS encoding peptide ABC transporter substrate-binding protein, producing MSLRLGLTARVSVLALLAGLAITACSSSSNPPSSSSSSSSSPSGGGTATGGTVTMAYPPGTEPVDIFPMFPASDDTTQEIFWFVEQMWRPLYWFGDTSGGMTFNPALSLANPPVMSNGGKTATITMKNWKWSDGQPITTRDVEFWMNLLKANKSNYANYVPGYFPDNISNITYQSPTKFSITFKQKYSRNWLLLNQLCLIFPMPQHVWDKTSASGKIGNYDRTTAGAKAVYSYLNSQAGKLSTYTNNPLWQVVDGPFHLKSYDANSQVTLAANAKYSGPDKPKISAVQFLNFTSDAAEYNQLLSGNIDYGYVPFNDLASDSRVKDLGYSIVPWAQAGMNYASFNYTNPTTGPLFSQLYIRQAIQHLTDQNSMITAALHGAGVATYGAVPQYQPQPSVNGTPLADPAANGNAYPYSTSAAINLLKSHGWNVVPGGTDTCAKPGTGAGQCGAGIKPGQKLAFKFTYPTGVSQDAIEVQLLASDAKKAGINISQQPVPDSVTFSDTVCKKGSPCNWDVDYYFLGGWQYGVPIDYPVGNVIFGCGGPYIGGYCSHKLDGLMSAAETSDNIQALYSYEKFLNTNNPVWWLPLQPYQFSAIKTSLSGTTPQNVGYWITPEYWSLSK from the coding sequence ATGTCGCTACGGCTTGGTCTGACTGCGAGGGTCAGCGTTCTCGCCCTCCTGGCAGGGCTGGCAATCACCGCCTGCTCGAGCTCCTCGAACCCTCCCTCGTCGTCCTCGTCTTCGTCGTCGTCGCCCTCCGGCGGCGGCACGGCCACCGGCGGCACCGTCACCATGGCCTACCCGCCCGGCACCGAGCCGGTGGACATCTTCCCGATGTTCCCCGCCTCCGACGACACGACCCAGGAGATCTTCTGGTTCGTCGAGCAGATGTGGCGACCGCTCTACTGGTTCGGCGACACCTCGGGCGGCATGACCTTCAACCCGGCGCTGAGCCTGGCCAACCCGCCGGTGATGTCCAACGGTGGCAAGACCGCGACGATCACGATGAAGAACTGGAAGTGGTCCGACGGCCAGCCGATCACGACGCGCGACGTCGAGTTCTGGATGAACCTGCTGAAGGCGAACAAGTCCAACTACGCGAACTACGTCCCCGGCTACTTCCCGGACAACATCTCGAACATCACCTACCAGAGCCCGACGAAGTTCTCGATCACGTTCAAGCAGAAGTACAGCCGGAACTGGCTGCTGCTGAACCAGCTGTGCCTGATCTTCCCGATGCCGCAGCATGTCTGGGACAAGACCTCGGCCAGCGGCAAGATCGGCAACTACGACCGTACGACGGCGGGCGCGAAGGCGGTCTACTCCTACCTGAACAGCCAGGCCGGGAAACTGTCGACGTACACGAACAACCCGCTGTGGCAGGTGGTCGACGGACCGTTCCACCTCAAGAGCTATGACGCGAACAGCCAGGTCACGCTGGCAGCCAACGCGAAGTACTCGGGGCCCGACAAGCCGAAGATCTCTGCGGTCCAGTTCCTGAACTTCACCAGCGATGCGGCGGAGTACAACCAGCTGCTGAGCGGCAACATCGACTACGGCTATGTACCGTTCAACGACCTCGCTTCCGACTCCCGGGTGAAGGACCTCGGCTACTCGATCGTGCCGTGGGCCCAGGCCGGGATGAACTACGCCTCCTTCAACTACACCAACCCGACGACCGGCCCGCTGTTCTCGCAGCTGTATATCCGCCAGGCGATCCAGCACCTGACGGATCAGAACAGCATGATCACGGCGGCGCTGCACGGTGCCGGCGTCGCGACCTACGGTGCGGTGCCGCAGTACCAGCCGCAGCCCTCGGTCAACGGCACCCCGTTGGCGGACCCGGCAGCGAACGGCAACGCCTACCCGTACAGCACGTCGGCAGCGATCAACCTGCTGAAGTCGCACGGCTGGAACGTCGTGCCAGGCGGCACCGACACGTGTGCCAAGCCGGGCACGGGCGCCGGCCAGTGCGGCGCGGGCATCAAGCCGGGCCAGAAGCTGGCTTTCAAGTTCACCTACCCGACCGGAGTGAGCCAGGACGCCATCGAGGTGCAGCTCTTGGCGAGCGACGCCAAGAAGGCCGGTATCAACATCAGCCAGCAGCCGGTCCCCGACTCGGTGACGTTCTCCGACACGGTCTGCAAGAAGGGCAGCCCGTGTAACTGGGACGTCGACTACTACTTCCTCGGCGGCTGGCAGTACGGCGTCCCGATCGACTACCCGGTCGGCAACGTGATCTTCGGCTGCGGCGGTCCGTACATCGGCGGGTACTGCTCGCACAAGCTGGACGGCCTGATGTCCGCGGCTGAGACGTCGGACAACATCCAGGCGCTGTACTCGTACGAGAAGTTCCTGAACACCAACAACCCGGTGTGGTGGCTGCCGCTGCAGCCCTACCAGTTCTCGGCGATCAAGACGAGCCTGTCGGGGACCACCCCGCAGAACGTCGGCTACTGGATCACGCCGGAGTACTGGTCGCTGAGCAAGTAG
- a CDS encoding LacI family DNA-binding transcriptional regulator gives MRERSQATPGRPTVDDVAAAAGVSRATAARVLGGYGRVSQATRSRVRQHAEALGYTPNRLAQGMVTGRTQTLGFVSADMQNPFFGQTMRGFTDFARSKGYDVVVANSEEDPQLERRAVQTLLERRVDGMVVAPTELRQAAHLDDVVASSVPIVLVDRSVRGLAADCVLIDNVSAARDAVKHLIERGHRRIGVATTHLLSDDLIAELDEAALDARHAQTTVARAVGYVRAMRAAALPVVPELIANATYNRPDAYRAVRALLALPKPPTAVLAVDDLLTLAAFEAVQDSGLRFPGECTVLGFDDLDWTTIVRPRLTVVAQPAYDIGATAARRLLARIDGDTSPAQTLLLEAKLVERESTAQAPVKAGRGRRPAAAPHRKRTEDLEPA, from the coding sequence GTGCGAGAGCGCTCGCAAGCCACACCCGGCCGGCCGACCGTTGACGACGTAGCGGCGGCGGCCGGGGTGTCGCGGGCGACCGCGGCGCGAGTGCTCGGCGGGTACGGCCGCGTGAGCCAGGCCACGAGGAGCCGGGTTCGCCAGCATGCCGAGGCGCTCGGCTACACCCCGAACCGGCTGGCCCAGGGGATGGTCACCGGCCGCACCCAGACCTTGGGCTTCGTGAGTGCGGACATGCAGAACCCGTTCTTCGGGCAGACGATGCGCGGGTTCACCGACTTCGCCCGCAGCAAGGGGTACGACGTCGTCGTCGCCAACAGCGAGGAGGATCCGCAGCTCGAGCGGCGCGCGGTGCAGACCCTGCTCGAGCGCCGGGTGGACGGGATGGTGGTTGCGCCCACCGAGCTGCGCCAAGCGGCCCACCTGGACGACGTGGTCGCCAGCAGCGTGCCGATCGTGCTGGTCGACCGATCGGTGCGGGGTCTCGCCGCCGACTGCGTCCTGATCGACAACGTCAGCGCGGCACGGGACGCCGTGAAGCATCTGATCGAGCGCGGCCATCGCCGGATCGGCGTGGCGACGACCCACCTGCTCAGCGACGACCTGATCGCCGAGCTCGACGAGGCCGCACTAGACGCCCGGCACGCCCAGACGACGGTCGCGCGGGCGGTGGGCTATGTCCGCGCGATGCGCGCCGCCGCCTTGCCGGTCGTGCCCGAGCTGATTGCGAACGCGACGTACAACCGGCCGGACGCCTACCGCGCGGTCCGCGCACTGCTCGCCTTGCCCAAGCCGCCGACCGCGGTGCTCGCCGTCGACGACCTCCTCACTCTCGCGGCGTTCGAAGCCGTGCAGGACTCCGGTCTGCGCTTCCCTGGCGAGTGCACCGTGCTCGGGTTCGACGACCTCGACTGGACGACGATCGTGCGGCCGCGCCTCACCGTGGTCGCACAGCCGGCGTATGACATCGGGGCGACCGCGGCGCGCCGCCTCCTCGCCCGGATCGACGGTGACACCTCGCCCGCGCAGACGCTGCTCCTCGAAGCAAAGCTGGTCGAGCGCGAGTCGACCGCGCAAGCGCCGGTGAAGGCCGGGCGCGGCCGCCGGCCGGCTGCTGCACCGCACCGCAAGCGGACCGAGGACCTGGAGCCCGCATGA
- a CDS encoding metalloregulator ArsR/SmtB family transcription factor, whose product MSKQATDVLGCCAPIGADPISAEQAETVVALLKALADPTRLRLMSLIAASDEACVCDLNTTFDVSQPTISHHLRVLREAGLVESERRGTWVWYRARRDALAAVGGLFAERLVPA is encoded by the coding sequence ATGTCGAAACAAGCGACCGATGTCTTGGGATGCTGCGCGCCGATCGGCGCGGATCCGATCAGCGCGGAGCAGGCCGAGACCGTGGTGGCGCTGCTGAAGGCTCTCGCGGACCCGACCCGGCTTCGCCTGATGTCGCTCATCGCCGCTTCGGACGAGGCCTGCGTGTGCGACCTCAACACCACCTTCGACGTCTCTCAGCCGACGATCTCCCACCACCTCCGGGTGCTTCGGGAGGCAGGTCTGGTCGAGTCGGAACGGCGCGGCACCTGGGTTTGGTATCGCGCCCGCCGCGATGCTCTCGCCGCTGTCGGCGGGCTGTTCGCCGAGCGCCTGGTTCCGGCATGA
- a CDS encoding ArsI/CadI family heavy metal resistance metalloenzyme — protein MSRVQLALNVDDVDRAVDFYRKLFGTEPAKRRPGYANFAVSEPPLKLVLIENPGAAGHLNHLGVEVDATVDVAAHQARLAAAGIATGETQTTTCCYAVQDKFWVGAPDGEQWEHYVVLADAGEETGVGAGDPASCCTSGCGEDVGCC, from the coding sequence ATGTCGCGAGTGCAGCTCGCCCTCAACGTCGACGATGTCGATCGAGCGGTCGACTTCTACCGCAAGCTCTTCGGCACCGAGCCCGCGAAGCGACGACCCGGCTACGCGAACTTCGCGGTTAGCGAGCCACCGCTCAAGCTGGTGCTGATCGAGAACCCCGGCGCGGCCGGACACCTGAACCACCTGGGCGTCGAGGTGGATGCGACCGTTGACGTCGCGGCTCATCAGGCCAGACTTGCGGCCGCGGGCATCGCGACCGGTGAGACACAAACGACGACCTGTTGCTACGCCGTGCAGGACAAGTTCTGGGTCGGCGCTCCGGACGGCGAGCAATGGGAGCACTACGTCGTACTCGCCGACGCAGGCGAGGAGACCGGCGTCGGGGCGGGCGACCCGGCGAGCTGCTGCACGAGCGGTTGCGGCGAAGACGTCGGGTGCTGCTAG
- a CDS encoding ABC transporter ATP-binding protein, whose translation MPAVLEVDDLHVNIRQRRSVVHAVDGVSFTVGRSEIVGLVGESGCGKTMSGLAAMRLLPNGGHIDAGSVRIGDTDVLRLTERQMRSVRGDQIAMIFQDPMTSLNPTMTIGNQIAEAVLLHRKATKAEATERATEVLELVGMPRAAERLGQFPHQLSGGLRQRAMIAMALACDPQILIADEPTTALDVTIQAQILALLQKLKSDLGMGILLVTHDMGVIAAHADRVLVMYAGRIVEEAETVALFDQPRHPYTKALLRSIPQPDRPAQGLLYSIPGTPPNLAAELTGCRFRPRCPNALPECAVTDPPLVDDGDGDGHLFACINPEPTERPTAGAMASPAAAADQAPTSGVEPLLRVEDVVKEFRVKRGLFSRKARTAHAVSGVSFDIYPGETFGLVGESGCGKSTVSRLIVGLERPTSGTITFHGLDAGVLGATGPLARRRAGAAELRRDLQMMFQDPYSSLDPRMRVGGIVREPLVIQSVGSSHERTQKVIEQLREVGLPSRAVELYPHEFSGGQRQRVGLARALILEPRLLIADEPVSALDVSIRAQILNLMQTLRLEHGLTYLLISHDLGVIRQMANRIGVMYLGKMVEIGPAESVYTGPAHPYTAGLIETAAVADPRRERARTRVPVTGELPSVFDPPSGCRFRTRCPFAQERCAVEEPAMRRFADGHLAACHFPLREPVGAADGEASDVQL comes from the coding sequence ATGCCAGCAGTTCTCGAGGTGGACGACCTGCACGTCAACATCCGGCAGCGGCGTTCGGTCGTGCACGCCGTCGACGGGGTGTCGTTCACGGTGGGTCGTTCGGAGATCGTCGGCCTGGTCGGGGAGTCCGGGTGCGGCAAGACCATGAGCGGGCTCGCCGCGATGCGCCTGCTGCCCAACGGCGGACATATCGACGCCGGATCGGTGCGCATCGGCGACACCGACGTGCTCCGGCTCACCGAGCGGCAGATGCGATCGGTGCGCGGGGACCAGATCGCGATGATCTTCCAGGACCCCATGACCAGCCTCAACCCGACGATGACGATCGGAAACCAGATCGCCGAGGCCGTGCTCCTGCATCGGAAGGCGACGAAGGCGGAGGCGACCGAGCGGGCGACCGAGGTGCTGGAGCTGGTCGGCATGCCGCGGGCGGCGGAGCGGCTCGGGCAGTTCCCGCATCAGCTCTCGGGCGGCCTGCGCCAGCGCGCGATGATCGCCATGGCACTCGCCTGCGACCCGCAGATCCTGATCGCCGACGAGCCGACGACGGCGCTCGACGTCACCATCCAGGCGCAGATCCTCGCGCTGCTCCAGAAGCTGAAGTCCGATCTCGGCATGGGCATCCTGCTGGTCACCCACGACATGGGTGTGATCGCGGCACACGCCGACCGCGTGCTGGTGATGTACGCCGGGCGGATCGTCGAAGAGGCCGAGACGGTCGCGCTCTTCGACCAGCCCCGGCACCCTTACACGAAGGCACTGCTGCGCTCGATCCCCCAGCCGGACCGCCCGGCGCAGGGTCTGCTCTACAGCATCCCGGGCACCCCGCCGAACCTCGCGGCCGAGCTGACCGGGTGCCGGTTCCGCCCGCGTTGCCCGAACGCGCTTCCCGAGTGCGCCGTGACCGACCCACCGCTGGTCGACGACGGCGACGGCGACGGCCATCTGTTCGCGTGCATCAACCCGGAGCCGACCGAGCGGCCGACGGCCGGGGCGATGGCGTCACCCGCGGCCGCGGCGGACCAGGCGCCGACATCCGGCGTCGAGCCCCTGCTTCGGGTCGAAGACGTGGTGAAGGAGTTTCGCGTCAAGCGTGGCCTGTTCAGCCGCAAGGCACGGACCGCGCACGCCGTCTCCGGGGTGAGCTTCGACATCTACCCGGGGGAGACCTTCGGCCTGGTCGGCGAGTCCGGTTGCGGGAAGAGCACGGTGAGCCGGCTGATCGTCGGCCTGGAGCGGCCGACGTCGGGGACCATCACGTTCCACGGGCTCGACGCTGGCGTGCTCGGAGCTACCGGGCCGCTGGCGCGGCGACGAGCGGGTGCGGCCGAGCTCCGGCGAGATCTCCAGATGATGTTCCAGGATCCGTACTCCTCGCTCGACCCACGCATGCGGGTCGGCGGGATCGTGCGCGAGCCGCTGGTGATCCAGTCGGTCGGCAGCTCGCACGAACGAACGCAGAAGGTCATCGAACAGCTGCGGGAGGTCGGCCTGCCGAGCCGTGCGGTCGAGCTCTACCCGCACGAGTTCTCCGGCGGTCAGCGGCAGCGGGTCGGTCTGGCCCGGGCATTGATTCTCGAGCCGCGTCTGCTGATCGCCGACGAGCCGGTGTCGGCGCTGGACGTATCCATCCGGGCGCAGATCCTGAACCTGATGCAGACCCTGCGGCTCGAGCACGGCCTGACCTACCTGCTGATCTCGCACGATCTCGGCGTCATCCGGCAGATGGCCAACCGGATCGGCGTGATGTATCTCGGCAAGATGGTCGAGATCGGGCCGGCCGAGAGCGTCTACACCGGACCGGCGCATCCCTACACCGCCGGGCTGATCGAGACCGCCGCGGTCGCTGACCCGCGCCGGGAGCGCGCTCGGACGCGAGTGCCGGTAACCGGTGAGCTGCCTTCGGTCTTCGATCCGCCCTCGGGCTGCCGGTTCCGTACCCGGTGCCCGTTCGCGCAGGAGCGCTGCGCGGTCGAGGAGCCGGCCATGCGGCGGTTCGCCGACGGTCACCTCGCGGCCTGTCATTTTCCGCTGCGCGAGCCGGTCGGCGCCGCGGACGGAGAGGCGTCCGATGTTCAACTTTGA
- a CDS encoding SIS domain-containing protein has protein sequence MFNFDPERYLAIQTGAVRVAQDVGSVVADRLDAGCDSVIFAGSGGAGLLMEHAAGVIAERSRIDVRVIRPAELMTLGSPVLGPSSLVVVPSRSGTTRESIEVVDYAHAAGAFVLGLVANEGTPVADSADRAFINFAEDDTSCESFYLQSLGVALSLLAHRGDWPDARTVLADLAALPDVLLAIKAAAEGRAEQVARHLAASPYHIITGAGSSWPEAHYYAMCILEEMQWITTRPVHAADFFHGTLELVDADASVVLMSNEDPTRPLLDRVEAFVRRYTEHVLVLDPASYETDGLSGATRSLISPVILACVLERVDAYLEHIREHPLTTRRYYNTVSY, from the coding sequence ATGTTCAACTTTGACCCCGAGCGCTACCTCGCCATCCAGACCGGCGCGGTGCGGGTCGCGCAGGACGTGGGATCGGTCGTAGCGGACCGGCTCGATGCCGGGTGTGACTCCGTCATCTTCGCCGGATCAGGCGGCGCGGGCCTGTTGATGGAGCATGCCGCGGGCGTGATCGCGGAGCGGTCCCGGATCGACGTACGGGTGATCCGCCCGGCCGAGCTGATGACCCTGGGTAGCCCGGTGCTCGGGCCGTCCTCACTCGTCGTCGTGCCGTCGCGGTCGGGCACCACGCGCGAGAGCATCGAGGTCGTCGACTACGCGCATGCGGCGGGCGCCTTCGTGCTCGGCCTCGTTGCCAATGAGGGCACTCCGGTTGCGGACTCGGCGGACCGTGCGTTCATCAACTTCGCCGAGGACGACACCTCCTGCGAGTCGTTCTATCTCCAGTCATTGGGCGTGGCGCTGTCGTTGCTCGCCCACCGTGGTGACTGGCCGGATGCCCGGACGGTGCTGGCCGATCTTGCGGCCCTGCCCGACGTGCTGCTCGCGATCAAAGCCGCGGCCGAGGGACGAGCCGAACAGGTCGCGCGGCACCTGGCAGCATCGCCGTACCACATCATCACGGGTGCGGGCAGCAGCTGGCCGGAGGCCCACTACTACGCGATGTGCATCCTCGAAGAGATGCAGTGGATCACGACCAGACCGGTGCATGCGGCTGACTTCTTCCACGGCACGCTCGAGCTCGTCGATGCGGATGCGAGCGTCGTGCTGATGAGCAACGAGGACCCGACCCGTCCGTTGCTGGATCGGGTCGAGGCGTTCGTGCGCCGCTACACCGAGCATGTGCTGGTGCTGGACCCGGCGTCATACGAGACGGACGGGCTGTCGGGCGCGACCCGGTCGCTGATCAGCCCGGTCATCTTGGCCTGCGTGCTCGAACGCGTGGACGCTTATCTCGAACACATCCGCGAGCATCCGCTGACGACGCGGCGCTACTACAACACGGTCAGCTACTGA
- a CDS encoding ABC transporter permease — MTEATLHPELDAGELVETPNPWALIGRSFVENKLALVGVLLVLLIVGFCFIGPHLYHTNQTQPNLVQLNQSPSAKHPLGTDYVGFDILGRLMVAGQSSIEIGLAVAVLATSFGVLWGAVSGYFGGALDSIMMRVVDIFLAIPALFIFIYLATVFRPTVGLLILVVSALSWVGPARLVRGETLSLRVREYVQAVRVMGGSSTRMIFRHVVPNTVSTIVVNATFQVADAVLILATLSFLGFGLPPPAATWGGMLTNGTNYLYDGYWWEIYPAGVIIVLTVVAFNFIGDGLRDALEVRLQRR, encoded by the coding sequence ATGACTGAGGCGACCCTTCACCCCGAGCTCGACGCGGGTGAGCTGGTCGAGACCCCGAACCCGTGGGCGCTGATCGGCAGGTCGTTCGTAGAGAACAAGCTGGCCCTCGTGGGCGTGCTTCTCGTCCTGCTCATCGTCGGCTTTTGCTTCATCGGCCCGCACCTTTACCACACAAACCAGACCCAGCCGAACCTGGTGCAGCTCAACCAGTCGCCGTCGGCGAAGCATCCCCTCGGCACCGACTACGTCGGGTTCGACATCCTCGGCCGGCTGATGGTGGCCGGCCAGAGCTCGATCGAGATCGGGCTTGCGGTCGCCGTCCTCGCAACCTCGTTCGGTGTGTTGTGGGGGGCGGTCAGCGGATACTTCGGCGGTGCGCTCGACTCGATCATGATGCGGGTCGTCGACATCTTCCTCGCGATCCCGGCGCTGTTCATCTTCATCTATCTCGCCACTGTGTTCCGGCCGACGGTCGGGCTGTTGATCCTGGTCGTGTCGGCCCTGTCGTGGGTCGGGCCGGCCCGGCTGGTGCGAGGCGAGACGCTCTCGCTGCGGGTCCGCGAATACGTCCAAGCGGTTCGCGTCATGGGCGGGTCCTCGACGCGGATGATCTTCCGGCACGTCGTACCGAACACTGTCTCCACGATCGTGGTGAACGCGACCTTCCAGGTCGCCGATGCGGTGCTGATCCTCGCGACCTTGAGCTTTCTCGGCTTCGGCCTGCCGCCTCCGGCCGCGACGTGGGGCGGCATGCTCACCAACGGTACGAACTACCTGTACGACGGTTACTGGTGGGAGATCTATCCGGCCGGCGTGATCATCGTGCTCACCGTGGTGGCGTTCAACTTCATCGGGGACGGTCTGCGTGACGCCCTCGAGGTCCGGCTTCAGCGGCGCTGA
- a CDS encoding ABC transporter permease, whose translation MIRFLVNRLIQMVFVVLGVTLIAFVLQNLIATGPSLARAIIGPRATNAQIQGFIDQYGLNHPIVVQYVHYLGQLVRGNLGYSYKLNEPVRTIIANEFPKDVLLVGTALVLSLIIAVPLGIWQAVRRNKLVDHSVTAVSFLLYSMPSYWLSLLLIAVFAVTWRLLPSEAPQGRTVVAMIEHPDGIVLPILSLTLINLALFSRYMRSAAIETLAQDYIRTATAKGSSMFRLLRRHLLRNSLASVTTIVGLSLPGILTAGVVVENVFNVQGVGLSFFTAASTSDYPVELGITVLVGLVTVIGNLLADIMYAVLDPRVRYD comes from the coding sequence ATGATCCGCTTCCTCGTCAATCGGCTCATCCAGATGGTGTTCGTCGTACTCGGCGTGACACTGATCGCCTTCGTGCTGCAGAACCTGATCGCGACCGGCCCTTCGCTGGCGCGCGCGATCATCGGGCCGCGCGCGACCAACGCCCAGATCCAGGGCTTCATCGACCAGTACGGCTTGAACCATCCGATCGTGGTGCAGTACGTGCACTACCTCGGTCAGCTCGTGCGCGGCAACCTCGGCTACTCGTACAAGCTGAACGAACCGGTGCGCACGATCATCGCCAACGAGTTCCCCAAAGACGTGCTGCTGGTCGGCACCGCGCTCGTCCTGTCGCTGATCATTGCGGTGCCGCTCGGTATCTGGCAGGCGGTGCGGCGCAACAAGCTGGTCGACCACAGCGTCACCGCCGTGTCGTTCCTGCTCTACTCGATGCCGTCGTACTGGCTGTCGCTGCTGCTGATCGCCGTGTTCGCGGTCACCTGGCGGCTGTTGCCATCCGAGGCGCCACAGGGCAGGACCGTCGTGGCGATGATCGAGCATCCCGATGGCATCGTGCTGCCGATCCTGTCCCTGACGCTGATCAACCTGGCGCTCTTCAGCCGTTACATGCGCTCCGCCGCGATCGAGACGCTGGCGCAGGACTACATCCGTACGGCGACCGCGAAGGGTTCGTCGATGTTCCGGCTGCTGCGCCGGCACCTGCTGCGGAACTCGCTGGCCTCCGTCACCACGATCGTCGGGCTCTCGCTGCCGGGCATCCTGACGGCCGGAGTCGTGGTCGAGAACGTCTTCAACGTTCAGGGCGTCGGGCTGTCCTTCTTCACGGCGGCATCGACGTCGGACTATCCGGTCGAGCTCGGCATCACCGTTCTTGTCGGGCTCGTCACGGTCATCGGAAACTTGCTCGCCGACATCATGTACGCCGTCCTGGACCCGCGGGTTCGCTATGACTGA